The following are from one region of the Salvia splendens isolate huo1 chromosome 2, SspV2, whole genome shotgun sequence genome:
- the LOC121766011 gene encoding scopoletin glucosyltransferase-like: MGGQLDIMFLPLMAHGHMIPALEMAKLFTSRGLKTTIISTPSFSSPVINAQAAGLDIGLVSIYFPPHDSDLPDHITSLDQVLSDDALIPKFFKALSLIQHPVEDLLRQLNPNCLISDMFLPWTADSAAKFGIPRLVFHGTSYFSLCAAEELRRHKPFRGTDHFVLPNLPHRVEMATTEVADFDLNEDADGFSKWMREMREADGRSYGVVVNSFYELEPDYADHYRNALGRRAWNIGPLLLYNNSADGGGGERGKKPSIDVAACVAWLDSKKANSVVYVCFGSMAKFSSAQLKEIANGLDAAGHDFVWVVREGGDEEWVKGMRGLIIRGWAPQVVILDHPAVGGFVTHCGWNSTLEGVCSGVPMATWPLFAEQFYNEKLVTEVLRIGVSVGNKKWRRAGHQGVGGEAVAKAVRAVMEGESAAEMRRRAAEYREMARKAVGEGGSSYNDITDLIQQLTAYGL, encoded by the coding sequence ATGGGAGGGCAGCTTGACATAATGTTTCTTCCACTGATGGCTCACGGGCACATGATTCCAGCACTAGAAATGGCCAAACTCTTCACTTCCCGCGGCCTCAAAACCACCATCATCTCCACCCCTTCCTTCTCCTCACCCGTAATAAACGCTCAAGCCGCAGGCCTTGACATCGGCCTTGTCTCCATCTACTTTCCCCCGCATGATTCCGATCTGCCGGACCACATCACCAGCCTCGACCAAGTCCTCTCCGACGACGCCCTCATCCCTAAGTTTTTCAAAGCCTTGTCCTTGATCCAACACCCGGTCGAGGACCTGCTCCGGCAACTCAACCCCAACTGCCTCATCTCTGACATGTTCTTGCCGTGGACGGCTGATTCCGCCGCCAAGTTCGGCATCCCACGCTTAGTTTTCCACGGAACCAGCTACTTCTCCCTCTGCGCCGCCGAGGAGCTGCGGAGGCACAAGCCTTTCCGCGGCACCGACCACTTCGTCCTCCCTAATCTTCCCCACCGGGTGGAAATGGCGACGACGGAGGTCGCTGATTTCGATCTGAACGAGGATGCCGATGGTTTCTCCAAATGGATGAGGGAAATGAGGGAGGCGGATGGGAGAAGCTACGGCGTCGTGGTGAATAGCTTCTACGAGCTCGAGCCCGATTATGCTGACCATTACAGGAATGCTTTGGGGAGAAGGGCTTGGAACATAGGCCCTCTTTTGCTCTACAACAACAGTGCtgatggaggaggaggagagagaggaAAGAAGCCTAGTATTGACGTGGCCGCATGCGTGGCGTGGCTTGATTCGAAGAAGGCGAATTCTGTGGTGTATGTATGTTTTGGGAGCATGGCCAAGTTCAGCTCGGCTCAGCTGAAGGAGATTGCAAACGGCCTCGACGCCGCCGGCCATGATTTCGTGTGGGTTGTGAGGGAAGGCGGGGATGAGGAATGGGTGAAAGGGATGAGAGGCCTGATCATAAGGGGGTGGGCGCCGCAAGTAGTGATTCTTGATCACCCGGCGGTGGGGGGTTTCGTGACGCATTGTGGATGGAATTCGACTCTGGAAGGGGTGTGCAGCGGCGTGCCTATGGCGACGTGGCCGCTCTTTGCGGAGCAGTTTTACAATGAGAAGCTGGTGACGGAGGTATTGAGGATTGGAGTTTCTGTTGGGAATAAGAAGTGGCGGCGGGCGGGGCACCAAGGAGTGGGCGGGGAGGCGGTGGCGAAGGCGGTGCGGGCGGTTATGGAGGGGGAGTCGGCGGCGGAGATGAGGAGGAGAGCGGCCGAGTATAGAGAAATGGCGAGGAAGGCTGTTGGAGAAGGGGGGTCGTCTTATAATGATATAACTGATTTGATCCAACAGTTGACTGCCTATGGCTTGTAG